The following are from one region of the Rosistilla carotiformis genome:
- a CDS encoding sulfatase-like hydrolase/transferase, whose translation MKRFVFLLLFATTAVWAAAGSAAERPNILWITSEDHGPEMGCYGDEFATTPNVDALAKKGMRYKLAWSTAPVCAPARTTLITGLYPPSCGGQHMRSMAQLPESIPLYPALLSQAGYYCTNNSKQDYNVSPQGELGWADSSRKAHYRNRDPEQPFFAIFNETCSHESKIRTRPHKQIHDPAKVRVPAYHPDNEDTRRDWAQYYDVVTQADATAGKLLRELDKQGLTDSTIVFYYGDHGSGMARGKRWTYNSGLAVPLVVYFPEKWRHLAPKEYQTGGVSDRLVGFVDLAPTLLSLAGVQPPEWMQGQAIAGKYETEAPKYMYGFRDRMDERYDFIRTVTDGRYQYIRNFNPHFIYGQFVSYNFQTPSTAAWKRAFDAGLCNAAQSHFWNLKPAEELYDLQADPDEVNNLANSPDHQQKLGELRDALYQWCHDIRDVGFLPEGEIHSRSEGSTPYEMARDETKYPFEKIFAAADLATHRNPEDLDRLKSLLTDSDSAVRYWGAVGILNRGGDAVNASKQALLAALGDDSPYVRVAAGYAVGKFGDKELQRQGIECLIDVAPSKPGTNVFAAIAALNAIDKLDEKVAFAKAEIDKMPVGEIVSPDKRYGGYPQRLLTKIQDDFKATASSR comes from the coding sequence ATGAAACGATTTGTTTTCCTTTTGCTTTTCGCAACAACAGCCGTTTGGGCCGCTGCCGGTTCGGCTGCCGAGCGGCCTAATATTTTGTGGATCACCAGTGAGGATCACGGTCCGGAGATGGGGTGTTACGGCGATGAATTTGCCACCACACCGAATGTCGATGCGTTGGCGAAAAAGGGGATGCGGTACAAGTTGGCTTGGTCGACAGCTCCCGTATGTGCACCGGCTCGAACGACGCTGATCACCGGTCTGTATCCGCCTTCGTGCGGCGGACAACATATGCGCAGCATGGCTCAGCTGCCCGAATCGATTCCGTTGTATCCGGCGCTGCTGTCGCAAGCGGGTTATTACTGCACCAACAATTCCAAGCAGGACTACAACGTCAGTCCGCAAGGGGAATTGGGTTGGGCCGATTCGTCGCGAAAGGCTCACTATAGAAATCGCGATCCGGAGCAGCCGTTTTTTGCGATCTTCAACGAGACGTGCAGCCATGAGAGCAAGATCCGCACGCGGCCGCACAAACAGATCCATGATCCGGCGAAGGTTCGCGTTCCCGCCTATCACCCCGACAATGAAGACACTCGCCGCGACTGGGCTCAGTATTACGATGTCGTCACGCAAGCCGACGCTACGGCGGGCAAGCTGTTGCGTGAACTCGACAAGCAGGGACTGACCGATTCGACGATCGTCTTCTACTACGGCGATCATGGTTCGGGGATGGCTCGCGGCAAACGCTGGACCTACAACTCCGGTCTGGCGGTTCCTCTGGTTGTCTACTTCCCAGAAAAATGGCGTCACCTGGCTCCCAAGGAATATCAGACCGGCGGTGTCAGCGATCGGTTGGTCGGATTTGTCGATCTCGCTCCGACTTTGTTGAGCCTGGCGGGCGTTCAACCGCCGGAGTGGATGCAGGGTCAAGCGATCGCGGGGAAATACGAAACCGAAGCTCCCAAATATATGTACGGCTTCCGTGACCGGATGGATGAACGTTACGACTTCATCCGTACCGTCACCGACGGCCGCTATCAATACATTCGCAATTTCAACCCACACTTCATCTACGGCCAGTTTGTTTCGTACAACTTCCAAACGCCATCGACGGCTGCGTGGAAGCGAGCTTTTGATGCGGGGCTTTGCAATGCGGCTCAGTCGCATTTCTGGAATCTCAAGCCGGCCGAAGAACTGTACGATCTGCAGGCCGATCCCGACGAAGTCAACAACTTGGCCAATTCGCCCGATCATCAGCAGAAGCTTGGCGAGCTGCGCGATGCGCTTTATCAATGGTGCCACGACATCCGCGACGTCGGCTTTTTGCCTGAAGGGGAGATCCACAGTCGCAGCGAGGGATCGACGCCGTACGAGATGGCTCGCGATGAGACAAAGTATCCGTTTGAGAAGATCTTTGCTGCGGCGGACCTCGCCACGCATCGCAATCCCGAAGACCTGGACCGATTGAAGTCGCTGCTGACCGACAGCGACAGCGCGGTCCGCTATTGGGGAGCGGTTGGGATTTTGAATCGCGGCGGCGATGCGGTGAACGCTTCCAAGCAGGCATTGCTAGCGGCGCTTGGCGACGATTCGCCCTACGTTCGCGTCGCTGCCGGTTATGCCGTGGGCAAGTTTGGCGACAAGGAACTGCAACGCCAGGGGATCGAGTGTTTGATTGATGTCGCGCCGTCGAAGCCTGGGACAAACGTCTTTGCTGCGATCGCCGCCCTCAACGCGATCGACAAACTGGACGAGAAGGTCGCTTTCGCCAAAGCGGAGATCGACAAGATGCCGGTCGGCGAGATCGTGTCGCCCGACAAACGTTATGGTGGCTATCCTCAGCGGCTATTAACAAAAATTCAGGACGACTTTAAGGCGACCGCTTCGTCGCGGTAA